One segment of Brassica napus cultivar Da-Ae chromosome C3, Da-Ae, whole genome shotgun sequence DNA contains the following:
- the LOC106399855 gene encoding NAC domain-containing protein 21/22-like, with translation MEVKEETKGSISRVEANLPPGFRFHPRDDELVCDYLMKRTVRSLYQPVVLIEVDLNKCEPWDIPQTARVGCKEWYFYSQKDRKYATGKRTNRATATGYWKATGKDRSIHRNGSLVGMRKTLVFYKGRAPKGRKTDWVMHEFRLHGTFLHHAPNRLKEEWVLCRVFHKNNNEVDRDNNMRSCSNQTASVSMDSYINFDHHHIINQQVPCFSNLNQTNQSGFVSKNPNPLSKSSSDQMVLRAVLSQLTKSGK, from the exons ATGGAGGTTAAAGAAGAGACTAAGGGCAGTATAAGTAGGGTTGAGGCTAACTTGCCTCCTGGGTTTAGATTCCACCCGAGAGACGACGAACTGGTCTGCGACTACTTAATGAAAAGAACCGTTCGTAGCCTCTACCAACCAGTTGTCTTGATCGAGGTTGACCTCAACAAGTGCGAGCCTTGGGACATTCCTC AAACGGCGAGAGTGGGATGTAAAGAATGGTATTTTTACAGCCAAAAAGATCGAAAATACGCAACGGGAAAACGGACAAACCGAGCTACGGCCACCGGTTATTGGAAAGCCACTGGTAAAGATAGATCAATCCACAGAAATGGTAGTCTTGTGGGCATGAGAAAGACACTTGTATTTTACAAAGGTCGAGCTCCTAAAGGTCGTAAAACTGATTGGGTCATGCATGAGTTTCGTCTCCACGGAACATTTCTTCACCACGCTCCTAATCGTCTCAAG GAAGAGTGGGTATTGTGTAGAGTTTTTCACAAGAACAACAACGAAGTCGACAGAGACAACAACATGAGAAGCTGCTCAAACCAAACTGCTTCTGTGTCGATGGACTCTTACATCAACTTCGACCATCACCACATCATCAACCAGCAAGTGCCCTGCTTCTCCAATTTGAACCAAACCAACCAATCCGGCTTTGTCTCCAAGAACCCCAACCCGTTGTCCAAATCTTCCTCGGATCAGATGGTTCTCAGGGCTGTGCTAAGCCAACTCACTAAGAGTGGCAAATAA